The following DNA comes from Diceros bicornis minor isolate mBicDic1 chromosome 7, mDicBic1.mat.cur, whole genome shotgun sequence.
TGAAAACCACTGCCAGAAAGCAATTTGAACTCACTGTTCATTTTTTGATCATGCAAAGCTTGCATTTGAGTCATTTCCCTGATGTCTTACCTTCCCCTACTTAGCTTGTGGGTGATTTGAAGACAAAGACTTTTCTGTAACCGGCTATGTTACTCAGTACCTGGGTAAGTATCTGGCCCTCCAGATGTACCTCACCTGTTTCATATGCTTTCCGGTATTTTCCATTATGCAAGGCAGTTTTCCAATCTAATACTTACATCATACTTTACAGTCTACACAATGTTTTCACAATCATATTCCCATTAGAACCTCACTGTGAGATAGGCATGCATAATTACTATTTTACAGACGGAGGAGCACAGGTTAACTCCGCTATTTACGTAACAGAGCAAGGAGCAGAACCCACGATCCAACCATCAGTCTTTTGTGGCCACTACACCTTGCTGCCCTCCAGACGGCACCGCTTCCAAGCTCAAACTTTTCGTAGGCTAGTCCGTCTCTGAGGAAGGCAACTGGATGTACTTATGTCCTCGGAAACTAAATAAAAAGCCGAAGTGTCCAAAATGAAGGCACACCATGTGATATGAATATAGAATATCATTTAAATGTGTTTCTGGGCTAGATAAAAGACCTCAACTCTGTCTTGCCCAGCTAGGTGGTCAAGCTTCCCCCTTCACTTCTCAGGGCCAGTTTCCCCTCTGTAGACGAGGGCTGGATTTCCAGAGTCTACATTTGATAGAGCAGATCTCGTCTGCTCCCTTGCAGTAGAAGTCTTTCACCCCAGCCTCTGCGGCGAAGTCAATGTCGGTCACGTGGAGGAGGCGCAGAGGGAGTTCACGAGccctggcacacacacacacacacacacacaccggctGAGAGCACCCGGGCGGCGTGCAAACCCGAGCAAAGCGGCGCAGAGGCCGCAGCCCACCCCGGCATCCCTCCGCAGCCGTCGCCAGGCCCTCAGCCGGTTGCCCGCGAGGCGCCGGCCTCGGACGAGGCGGGGCAGCGGGGTCAGCGCCCTGAGAGGCCTCCGGGCGGACTGCAGGAGGGCGCCGCCCCGCCGCGGTCGTCCCTGCCGGGTTCCCAGCAAGGTTGCCAGGGCCGCCGGGCCCCTGCGCCCGCGCGGACGACGCATGCGCACCCCGGCCTCCGCGCGCGCCGCCGGGAGGCGGGGCGAGCTGAGCACAGCGGCTCCTCGCGGCCCGCCGCCGCGAGAAAACGCGCGAGCGCCCAATTAACATAGCTCAAGGGCACGCGGGATTAGGATGGGCTTTGCACGCGGACCGTAGAGTTAAGAGGCCCGTGAGATCATCCTGGAGCCTAGACTACTAGAGCAGTGCTTCTGGCTGCTTGTTAAAATTCCAGATTCCTGAGCCTCATCCCCAGCGACCCCCATGTGTAAGACCCAAGAATCGCCATTCTTAAATCCCCCTCAGATAATGCTGACATAAGTGGTCCTCATAGGCTTGACCCACCTTCCTGTTTTAAGAAATGTAGGAAGTGGATCAGAGACGTGGAGAAATGATTAGGCCAAGGTCGTACAGaattaagtggcagagcctggtgTAGAACCCGGATTTGTTGATTTGCACCTACTgtaccctccttcccctcctgcctcctttcTAGGGCACGGTTTAAGCAGTACCAGGCAGGCTGGCAGGCAGTCACTTCACACTGGTTGGGCTAAGTGGAGAATGAAAAGCCCTTTCTCAGACACCAGAGAACCCCGTCCAACAATTCCACATCAAAGCTCCACTCTCAGCCAGACTCTTGGCCAGTACGGCCTCAACCTGCCTAGGGGCGGGGCTCCCTGGAGAAGGCTGAGCCCAGGCCCCGGGGAACAATGGACTGCTGGGGCATATACAACCCCTCCCTAAACACGCTCTTGTCCTTACGTGATCACAAAGGACTGTCTGCATATGGCATCACAGGCAAAACCCAACCAGAATGTGAGATGCTCCCGTGTCTACACACGTTTGGGGGTGTTGGGGGGAGACTGACCCATCCGTGTGTGCTGGATTCTGGCTCAAGTTTCCGCGTGTCCAGTAACAGCCCAGGTCCAGGACAGCTGGATCATACATGCCGACAGTCACTTTCAATGGCCGTGGACAGGGAAATGGACACTCCCTTGCATACCCTTAGGAGCAGCAGCGTCAGGGAGAAGCAGAGCTGAGATCCCCCCACACTCACACCCTTGTTGAGTCAGCAAggcccgccccccaccccaggacAAAGCCTGGGAGACAGAGTTTGCCCATGTGGAGGGGTGGGGGTTTGGGGTTGCAGATGCTGGGGCCCTATTTGTTTTGAGAATCCCCCTCACCCCTGGGAGGAGAGCAGCTAGCAAAGCAGTTCTGCCAGGCTTCCAACAGAGCAGGCAAGTCCAACATCTGCGATGGTCCTCAGGACTGACTGTTCTGGGGGATGAGACGGTCTTCTCAAGGCCACTCTAACACTCTGTCCAGAAGCCTGTCATCCTCCTCTGTTCCTCCCAAATCTCTGCCCCTCTTTATCTGTCCTGTTCCAGCCTAGCTGTCTCAAAACCTCAAGGCTGCAACTCTTTCCGAGAAAGCCAGGAACTCAGCTGCGAGTCCTATTCCCTACGGGGGAGTTCCAGCTCTCCCTCCCGGCTCCAGATGTAAAGGAACAGCTGTGAAGGTGGCAGGAAGCCCAGTTGGCGGCTAAGTGgggcctgggaagatggagaacAAAGCGGGTAAGAGACAGACAAATGGCAGGCTATTGCAATTCTAGAGACCTGGGGAAAAAAGCATTTCGGCCCCAGGCCCAGTGACTGGCTGACAGCCCTTGCCAAATCCCTTAGACGCTGCCCGAGCCTTGCCCATCCCAATCCTGGCAGCCTGGGCCACTGGCAGGACCTTCTGTAAACTCCATTTTATGATTCCCACTTAATCAGAGAAGGGAAACTTGGCTTCCTTTGTCTGACTCCACCCCTGTCCTAAAACACACACCTCCCAGCATGAGGTTTTAGAAATTAAAGGCTGgcaagggagaggaagggaggcggGAGAGGGTTCTGCCACTCCCATCTGGcatcctcctgcccctccctacTTCTGGGAAGTAAACGGGGATGCAAGATGCCAGGCTGAGGGTCTGGAAGATAGGGCTGCTCTGGCCACCACTTGCTTGCCTGCTACGCCAGGGTGAGAATGCATGACCTGGCACCAAGCACTGTACTCAAGAAATAATTATTCCCTGAATGACTAGGGCCTGCTCTCGGTCCCCTAGGACCCAGAGACACCTCTGGTCTTTACCAAGCCtgtccactgctgggagagggggCCCCTGCCCACCCAAGTCCTCCCCAACCTGAAAGGACATGGGGTTTCAAACTGCTTCCGTTTTAGGAAAAATACTTTAATGATAGGTTTGAAACCTCTTTTCTAGCAGAGGTCCCCTTCTCCCTGGACCCCATACCACTGCTCTTCCCATGCCTGCTGGGAGGTAGCAGCCCCTCTCTGGAGGGTGCCCACCCCCTCCAGACACCCTGGCCCTCCTGGGAGGCCCGCTCTGGGTCTAGGCCTTAGAGGGCCCAGcacttttgtttttataaaaagtgGGCAGAACACTGTATTATGCCCCTTTTCTGgatgccatgggaccagcccacaGCACTTTCCTACCCCTTAATTAAATAGCCCATTAAATAACCTCCTGGTGCTGGTGGAGAGGGGGGCTCCTGCCGCCCAAGGCCTCCCCCCACTGGATCTGGCCTCCACAAGAGCAGCCAGGGGCATGGCCTCATCTTAGACCTGGCCAGACCTGGGACCCCTCCCCACAGAGCGGAGGGGGAGTCCAAGCTGGTCATGCTGGCCTCGGGGCACCCCCGCAGCCACGCATGGGAGTCACTCAGGTAGCAGAGCGGGCAGACCAATGGGGACAGCCGCAGTCTGAGTCAGAAGGAGGTGAGGTTCTTGACTGCTCCGATTTCCAGCATCCGCTTGATGGCCAGGGCCTCTTGGGAGACGTTGTGGCCTGACCCCTGTGGAGACAGCCAAGGAAGCAAACTGAGGGACTCCGAGGGgcctccctggccctccccacgaCCCCACGCTTCTGGGAGCTCCCTTCCCCGTGCTGGCTCTGGGAAGGAAGACAGAACCTGGCCGAATACAGAGGACGCTAGCCTGGGAGTCCAGATGCTTCAGTTCCAGTTCTGACTCGCTGAGTGACCTCACCGTGAGCCACCTCTGGGCCCCTGGCACCACTCACTCAACCAGTGTCCCCAGGCCAGTCCACCCCACCCAGCTTGCAAGCAGGGGCTGCTTACCGCCATGGACTTGAGCGTGATCTGCTCATAGTAGTGAATGGTCTGCTTCTTATTGTGGGTGTCTGGGTAGCCAAAGCCAGCAATATGCACCAAGTCACAGAGGTGGAGGGCCAGAGTGATGGCCAACAGGCCTGTGGTGGGCTTCTGAGTGACAAGGGGTGGGGAAGGTTTTAGAGGGAGCCCTGCTCCTTTACCCATCTTCCAGGCCAGCGCTCTGCAACACAACTTCCTGTTACCATGGAACTGTTCTTCACCTGTGCGGTCCTGCACGGCTGCCAGTAGCACGTGGCTACTGAGCACATGAATGGCGCTAGTGCAGCTGAGGaactacattttttattttatttaattttaactaattaagtttaaatagccacatgtggctcatggctaccatactggatagTCCAGCTCAACACATCTGGGGGAAGGGTTTGGGCCTCTAGGGATGATGCTGGCAATCaggatgacaataataataatgataataataatatctatcacTTTTTgcacatactatgtgccagacactacaTTATCTCATCCAGTCCTCATAAAAACActttgaggtagatactattattagccccattttacagctggggaaactgaggcttacgaGTGTTAAGCAATTCACTCAAGGAATGGAAAATTTCTGTTCTCCACCTTGGAAAACCTCCCCTCTTTCAGAAGACCTGGGGCTCTCACACTCACGGGCTGTGTGCCCCGCTATGAGGGTGGGCCCTCCccttctgtaaagtggggacaccATGCTTTTCCTCCCTACCTTATGAACTGCCATGAGGACCTCCCTTCTCCATCCCTAATTCATCCACAGGCATGGGCAAGGTGATATTATTAACCTCATAAATCTCACCTTCCTCAGCTCTGACAACCTGCCTTCCAGACCACCTCAGCTGCCCACTTCCCTGTAGCAGCCACGCCCTGGACCTTGGCAGGCCTCTGAACGATGGGTTTTCCCAGCAtcctttctgagctctctatcgTTTCATCTGCCACTTCCTGCCTGGGCCTTCTGTTTCATCCCTGTTGTTTTTACTCCCTCTGCATCACCTCATCCAGTTCTGTCCTCTACTGAACCACATTTCCCTCGCCTTctagccagctctgcctggacaTGGGCTCCTTAAACTCACCAAACTCTCCTCTCTTcctgtattccattgtattagTTAAACATTTTACCATCTACCCAGTTGTCCAAGCTAGAAACCTAGAATTGTCATAAATCTGCCAatttcacctgtaaaataaatGTTGTAGCAGTTTTCTAAGATGACCCCCAATGACCCTCGCCCTTGAGTGTGTGTGGAACCTAGGACTATTATGAGATATATTACATTATGTTATATTGCTTTATAGGGACAGTTGACCATAAGATAGGGAGATAATCCTGGTGGGCTTGACCTAATGACATGAGCTTTTTTACATCTGGGTCTAGAGATCAGAAATGGAGGAAGTCATGGGGCtggctggtggcgcaagcagtgaagtgcgcacgctctgctgcggcggcctggggtttgcaggttcggatcctgggcgcacgctgacgcaccacttcaggccatgctgtggcggcatcccatataaagtacaggaagatgggcacagatgttagcccagggccagtcttcctcaacaaaaaaaagaggaggattggcatggatgttagctcagggctggtcttcctcacaaaaaaaaaaaaaaagaaatgaaagaagtcagagatgTGAAGCACAAGAAGGATTTATCATGCCATTGCTGGCCTAAAGAACAAGGGGGCCATATGGCAAGGAATGCAGACAGCCTCTAAAAGCTGAGAGTGCCCCCACTCCCAGGCGgaaagccagcaagaaaatggggCCTTGGTCctgcaaccacaaggaactgaattcctTCAACAACAAGAATGAGCTTAGAAGCAAATTATCCCCTCCAAGCCTCCAGACAAGAATTCAGTCCAGCTGCCAACTTGATTTCAACCTTGTATACCCTATGCAGAGAACTCAGCCACCCCGTGCTggatttctgacctacagaactatgaGCTGAAACAtgggtgttattttaagccaccaaactgtggtaatttgttaggcagTGACAGGAAACGAATACAGATACCAAGACCTTCTCTTCCGTTTCCCTTCCCATCACCAAGGGGCTGATTCTGGTCCTTACCTTCTCTTGTCTTCCTTTCCAGCCTTCACCCTATGCCTCACCCTCATCAGGGGCATAAAACACCTCCTTGCTTCCCCCTCAATTCCACCTGCACTAGAACTCAGTGCCAGGGGGAGCTGTTTGGTCTTGCTAAATGAAAGACCTTTCCCCAGTTCTCTGCCTGATGGGCCCCATGACCCCTCAAGGCCCACCTCCAATATCACGTCCTCTGGGGGACCTCCCCGACGGCCCCAAACAGAGGTCTGCCCCTCCTCCGAGATTCTACAGCACTTGGAACACTCTCTATTGGGGCATTCTGCCACATACATGCTGCAACCTGTATGTTTATTCTGCTAGACCAAGTTTCCTTAGGGCAAGGAGTATGTCCTACTCTCCAAGCATGCAAAcctagggcctggcacagagctgtCATAACAGCAGGTATTCAACTTATGAAGTTGAATCATAGTAGATATTCAGTAAAGAATAAAATCATTTATTCaaaatttggcaaatatttattgagcatgcaCTATGTACCAATCTCCATGCTAGGCTTGttacataattatcttttttttttttttttttttggtgaggaagagtggccttgagctaacatctgttgccaatcttccactttctgcttgaggaagattgtccctgagctaacacctgtaccagtcttcctctactctgCATATgcaatgccgccacagcatggcctgaagcggtgcgtcagtgtgcgctcaggatctgaacctgcaaaccctgggccgccaaagcagagcacacgaacccaaccgccacgccaccaggccagcccccataattatctttttaaatcctACAATGGCCTTAAAAGGTCAGTACTAATATTATTCCCAccatacagataagaaaactgaggctccaagtggttgatttgcccaaagccacacagtaaGTGGTACAGCCCAGTCCCATCTATGTCTACTAGTTACCTCTGTCCACTATCCCACACAGCCTCTCCGAGGGCTCGAGACACGTGTGGAAGTACTTAGAAAGCTACGAAGTGTGTTCAAGCCCACCAGCTGAAGGCCACTAGGGCACTGAGAGCTGAAACCAAAACCATAACTTGCAAAACTGCACCATGGCTCCCAAAATTGACACACCATACCAAACTGTGATAAGCAAGACAAGCTGCTAGCTCAAACTCTTGACTCATTCAGACCAATATGTTCCAAGATAAGATCACAAAGTGACCTAACAGTAACCACACGGGCTCAAGTTGTTCTAAAGATAAGACCACTGGCTGTCCCAGCAACTCCCCAGTTTACCAATTCTGACTCGTGTCTGCCAAAACCATCCTCTAACTCCAGCCCCCAAGCCCTATAAACACTCTTCCCTCACTCCCCACTTTGGAGATGCCACATGGTTCCAAATGTGTGCGCCATCCCTTGCTGCAGCCAGCTAATGAGCCGAACTCCCATTACAGGTGTGCGCCTGAGGCTGTGGTCCTCGGACTTGAACAGGTGTTATTCAAATGCAAGCTGCGGTCTCGGTTActattttctcctctcctgggCTCCTCCACAGCTTCCTAAGCCTCTAGGAACATCCCACCTACTTCCCACCCAGGACCCCAACCCTCTGGCCTCCCTGTCTGCAGCCCATCATTACCTGCTTAATCTTGCGTGGCTGTTGCATTGGTAGGCTCAGCAGTCTGTCAGCTGTGATCTCCATGAAGAAGGGGTTGAGAATCCGAATCTGTTTGGGGTTGACGTCCCAGATGAGGGGAGGCTGTTTCCAGAAGCCCTTTCGCACCTAGGGGGATGGAGTTGGAAGGGAGAGATGAGAGTGGGTGAAGACCTGTTTCTCAAGTCTAGCCTGGTGGTCCTTAGCCAGGGATGGGGTCCACGTGATGCCAAAGGCCCTCAAGGTAGGAAGGGAGGCCAGGTGACACGGTGTGTAGAATAAGGGGTCCAACCATTGCCCACGTCCAAGGATATCCAAACAAATGGAAGGGGCTTGAGTTTGGGGCTGTCTAAACACTGGGCAAAAATACCAGACTGGACAATTCAGCATTTGACTGGATGGCAAAGAGACACAGTAGACTTTCTGGGGACTGCCTGGAAGGACACAGGTCTCAACTGTTCTAACCTGCCTCCTGCCTGGAGATGACTACTGACCAGTTCCTCTGCTCCCAAGTTTCTCACTGGCAAACATATTTTGGCAGCTTTCTGTCCCAGGCAGTCTCGAGTTTGGGGTGCCCTTGGCTGTTGCCGCCTGACTCCTGCAGGCTCGCGTGCCCTGGCTGCTGGGGTGGCTCACTGGAGCCCTGCAGAACACCGCGTTCACACCATCCCTCAGCAGCTCTTTAGGAGTGCAGGGCAGACATCGTGGAGCAGGAGGTCCTGACTCAGGCAGTGTCCCCATCCCTGGGCCTCGACACCCCCAACTCCCAGTCTCCCCACTTACCCGCTTCTTATCACTCAGGATGGTCTCAATCCAGTGGAAGTCCATCGCCTTGAAAGCTACCAGCACAAGGAGTGTGTCTGGGTTGTTCTCCACTTTGGGGTTGAAGTGGGCAGATTCAGGGTAGAAGAGACGCATGGTGGTCTTGGAGCCCACGTCACCCTCATAGCCAGCCACTGGGGCGTTGTTCAatctgggaggcagggaggaggatgccCATCACCTAGAGCCCCACTGGGCCCGTCTATGGTTGCTCCCAAACAGAAGAGGGAAGGGACGGTCATACAGACCTGATGACCACATCGTACTTGTTGATGGCATCTCCTAGCGAGCTATTGCGCAGTCGGTGCCCGTTCCCCACCACCACGCAGCGGCGGCACTTGAGACTGCCATGAGAAGAGGGCGATCAGACCCAGAAGGAAGCCCTGCTGCTGTTCCACTTAACTCCCCTACCCAGGTCTGCCCCGGTGCCCAGCTCAGGATCCCTTCCCAggccccctcagcccctggtcccCATGGACCAGGCATCTCCAAGAGTCCTGCTTATGGTTACGTTAACTCTGCAGCCCTGGGCtttcaagggagaggaaactaaGCAGAGCGCGggaaaagaggagaggagggacgATGCCTGGGGAGTACCAATTAAAAAACCCCCTTTCAGAGCCCCCTCGCTGGCTGCCCAGGCCTGTCTGTTGCCACAGTGATACCCTCAGCAGCCTCTGCCTGCTCTGGCACCCGGATGCCCAGACTCAGTTGCTGTGGGGATTGGCATACTTGCCTCCCCTGGAGACAGGCAGACTAGAAAGAAGGGTCAAATTGGCCACAGGGGACCAGAGGCAGGAAGGCTCACTGGGAGATGCTAGACCATGACTGTTACACActggggcaggaaggagaagGTGCTCAGACTCAAGTGGGCGTCTCCTTACCTCTGGATGCTCTCTGGAATGGAGTAGCTGGTGATGGCTAGAACCCGGAGGAGCAGGTCTTCTACAAAAAGAACCAGATTGGAAGGGGCTGATGACAACAGCTAGCGTTCCAAAGGCTTCCAGCTCTCCCTCCACTGATCCTCAAAGCCTTGGCTGCCTTTTCCTTCCCTGACCCCAGCATCTGAGCCTGGCTGAGAACTTGGACACTGGGACTGTGGATGGCAAAGAACAGAAGCAGTATGGCCAAGGTGAGCCCACCGTTCCCACTGCACCAGGTGGGTACTTACCACTCCCCTTGGTCCCATAGGGCAGCTCATAGGCAGATGGTGTCTTGACCCAGAAATAATCCCTAAGCCGCAGGAAGATGGGCTGATCTCGGGAGTAGCTGCACAGAGGAGAAAGCAAGGTGGAGATGAGAAAGGGATTAATCTTCATGCCAGAACCAGGGTCAGGCCCCTGactaatattatatatacatgtccaagggcctctccttccctcactgACTGCACCTAACCCATGTCCACCGATACAGTTCCCTCCATCTAGCCAGCGCTGGGGCCCCGACCCTGTGAAACTCCCAACCCCAGCTCACCccatgccctgccccacccccttcagCCTCACATACTTACTTGCCAAAGAGCTTAGAGGCCTTCCTCTCCACCTCACCCTGGAGGCACGGCTCCTTCTTCTCCGGGATGGGAAAATAAAAACtggagacagaaaaggagaggagGCATAAGCCGTGATCAGACCTCAGGGGCCAGGGGCGGGCACCCCAGGTGGCCTCCACCTTCTCCCATGGCACACAGGTCCCAGGGTGCTGGAGAGCAACTTGCAGGGTGGAATCATCTCAACCCAAGTTCCACTTTGAAACCAAATAATTGAGGATCCAGCTGTTCCTTTTCCTGAACTTTCTGGGTGAGGGCCCAGGGGAGTCATCCCAGACCCTCCCCTGCAAAGCCACCACTTACCCTCACGGAAGGATTTCCTGCTAGTAGTTGAAGGGAGAGGTCATGCCCTGGGCTCTCTGAACCCTCCTGCCCCATAAGGTCCCCCACCCGATGACACTCCATCCCTAAGCCCCGTTCCTGAGAAGAACCAATGGAAGGACATGGAAGTTGGACTCACAGTTCAATGTACCTGTCTTCTCGGGAGATGGAATATAACACCATGACAACCAGGACCAGAGCCAACATGGCCAGGAGCTTCCAGCCTACAGGGCACATGCACAGAGGAGCTGGAGGCAGAAACAGGCAGGTACAGCCCCAGTCCACCTTCTCACCTGACCCGTTTTGGGCCCCTGCAACCCCCAACTCAAGCAGACCCAGtccctggccctcacctggccctAGCTTTCCAGTATGGGGCTTGGACCTGACCATTTCCACTGTCCTTTAAGATGAAAAGAGGGGCCCCTGGCTCCCTGTCTGTCCCTCCATAACCCCCAGGGGGTCCCAGGATGATGCTGAAGACTGCTTCGGGGGGTCCCATCCTTCAGGGTGAGAGAGCTCTTGGACAACACTCACGGGACTTGCTGGTCATGTTTTTCAGCAGGTA
Coding sequences within:
- the ST3GAL4 gene encoding CMP-N-acetylneuraminate-beta-galactosamide-alpha-2,3-sialyltransferase 4 isoform X5, with translation MVRSKPHTGKLGPAPLCMCPVGWKLLAMLALVLVVMVLYSISREDRYIELFYFPIPEKKEPCLQGEVERKASKLFGNYSRDQPIFLRLRDYFWVKTPSAYELPYGTKGSEDLLLRVLAITSYSIPESIQSLKCRRCVVVGNGHRLRNSSLGDAINKYDVVIRLNNAPVAGYEGDVGSKTTMRLFYPESAHFNPKVENNPDTLLVLVAFKAMDFHWIETILSDKKRVRKGFWKQPPLIWDVNPKQIRILNPFFMEITADRLLSLPMQQPRKIKQKPTTGLLAITLALHLCDLVHIAGFGYPDTHNKKQTIHYYEQITLKSMAGSGHNVSQEALAIKRMLEIGAVKNLTSF
- the ST3GAL4 gene encoding CMP-N-acetylneuraminate-beta-galactosamide-alpha-2,3-sialyltransferase 4 isoform X6, which produces MTSKSPPLCMCPVGWKLLAMLALVLVVMVLYSISREDRYIELFYFPIPEKKEPCLQGEVERKASKLFGNYSRDQPIFLRLRDYFWVKTPSAYELPYGTKGSEDLLLRVLAITSYSIPESIQSLKCRRCVVVGNGHRLRNSSLGDAINKYDVVIRLNNAPVAGYEGDVGSKTTMRLFYPESAHFNPKVENNPDTLLVLVAFKAMDFHWIETILSDKKRVRKGFWKQPPLIWDVNPKQIRILNPFFMEITADRLLSLPMQQPRKIKQKPTTGLLAITLALHLCDLVHIAGFGYPDTHNKKQTIHYYEQITLKSMAGSGHNVSQEALAIKRMLEIGAVKNLTSF
- the ST3GAL4 gene encoding CMP-N-acetylneuraminate-beta-galactosamide-alpha-2,3-sialyltransferase 4 isoform X3 codes for the protein MTSKSRWKLLAMLALVLVVMVLYSISREDSFYFPIPEKKEPCLQGEVERKASKLFGNYSRDQPIFLRLRDYFWVKTPSAYELPYGTKGSEDLLLRVLAITSYSIPESIQSLKCRRCVVVGNGHRLRNSSLGDAINKYDVVIRLNNAPVAGYEGDVGSKTTMRLFYPESAHFNPKVENNPDTLLVLVAFKAMDFHWIETILSDKKRVRKGFWKQPPLIWDVNPKQIRILNPFFMEITADRLLSLPMQQPRKIKQKPTTGLLAITLALHLCDLVHIAGFGYPDTHNKKQTIHYYEQITLKSMAGSGHNVSQEALAIKRMLEIGAVKNLTSF
- the ST3GAL4 gene encoding CMP-N-acetylneuraminate-beta-galactosamide-alpha-2,3-sialyltransferase 4 isoform X2, whose amino-acid sequence is MTSKSRWKLLAMLALVLVVMVLYSISREDRYIELFYFPIPEKKEPCLQGEVERKASKLFGNYSRDQPIFLRLRDYFWVKTPSAYELPYGTKGSEDLLLRVLAITSYSIPESIQSLKCRRCVVVGNGHRLRNSSLGDAINKYDVVIRLNNAPVAGYEGDVGSKTTMRLFYPESAHFNPKVENNPDTLLVLVAFKAMDFHWIETILSDKKRVRKGFWKQPPLIWDVNPKQIRILNPFFMEITADRLLSLPMQQPRKIKQKPTTGLLAITLALHLCDLVHIAGFGYPDTHNKKQTIHYYEQITLKSMAGSGHNVSQEALAIKRMLEIGAVKNLTSF
- the ST3GAL4 gene encoding CMP-N-acetylneuraminate-beta-galactosamide-alpha-2,3-sialyltransferase 4 isoform X1 → MTSKSPPLCMCPVGWKLLAMLALVLVVMVLYSISREDSFYFPIPEKKEPCLQGEVERKASKLFGNYSRDQPIFLRLRDYFWVKTPSAYELPYGTKGSEDLLLRVLAITSYSIPESIQSLKCRRCVVVGNGHRLRNSSLGDAINKYDVVIRLNNAPVAGYEGDVGSKTTMRLFYPESAHFNPKVENNPDTLLVLVAFKAMDFHWIETILSDKKRVRKGFWKQPPLIWDVNPKQIRILNPFFMEITADRLLSLPMQQPRKIKQKPTTGLLAITLALHLCDLVHIAGFGYPDTHNKKQTIHYYEQITLKSMAGSGHNVSQEALAIKRMLEIGAVKNLTSF
- the ST3GAL4 gene encoding CMP-N-acetylneuraminate-beta-galactosamide-alpha-2,3-sialyltransferase 4 isoform X4; this translates as MTSKSPPLCMCPVGWKLLAMLALVLVVMVLYSISREDRYIELFYFPIPEKKEPCLQGEVERKASKLFGNYSRDQPIFLRLRDYFWVKTPSAYELPYGTKGSEDLLLRVLAITSYSIPESIQSLKCRRCVVVGNGHRLRNSSLGDAINKYDVVIRLNNAPVAGYEGDVGSKTTMRLFYPESAHFNPKVENNPDTLLVLVAFKAMDFHWIETILSDKKRVRKGFWKQPPLIWDVNPKQIRILNPFFMEITADRLLSLPMQQPRKIKQGSGHNVSQEALAIKRMLEIGAVKNLTSF